A window of the Eleutherodactylus coqui strain aEleCoq1 chromosome 8, aEleCoq1.hap1, whole genome shotgun sequence genome harbors these coding sequences:
- the LOC136577126 gene encoding sulfotransferase 1C2-like translates to MASRPPLKMVGDMPLVAYFADNWENVRNFQAKEGDLLIDTYPKSGTTWISEIVDLVLHDGENKTSQRGAIFERVTFLEFAMPDMPTDTEKLNKMKPPRLMKSHLPIHLLPESFWEKNCKIIYVARNPKDVLVSYYHFYRMAIIHPDPGTFDEFLHQFIKGTVSYGPWADHIKDFWKIRHQRDILYLFYEDMLEDPKREIRKVMKYVGKDLPDDIVEKIHQQTTFKAMKDNPMANYSTIPNSVMDQTISPFMRKGTCGDWKTHFTVAQNELFDEYYKKEMSDTDLTFCF, encoded by the exons ATGGCTAGTCGTCCTCCTCTGAAAATGGTGGGTGATATGCCCCTCGTCGCATACTTTGCAGACAACTGGGAGAACGTGCGGAATTTCCAGGCTAAAGAAGGGGacctgctgatagacacctaccccaaATCTG GTACCACTTGGATCAGTGAGATTGTGGACTTAGTTCTACATGATGGAGAAAATAAGACAAGCCAACGTGGAGCCATATTTGAGCGGGTGACCTTCCTGGAATTTGCCATGCCTGATATGCCTACAG ACACTGAGAAGCTTAATAAAATGAAGCCTCCTCGCTTGATGAAGTCTCATTTACCCATCCACCTCCTGCCAGAGAGCTTTTGGGAGAAGAACTGTAAG ATTATTTATGTGGCCCGGAACCCTAAGGACGTATTGGTGTCATATTATCATTTCTACCGCATGGCCATTATCCACCCAGATCCGGGGACATTTGATGAATTTCTTCACCAGTTCATAAAAGGGACAG TTTCTTATGGACCATGGGCCGATCACATTAAGGACTTTTGGAAAATAAGACATCAGAGAGACATCCTCTACCTCTTCTATGAGGACATGTTAGAG GACCCAAAGCGAGAAATCAGAAAAGTGATGAAGTACGTAGGAAAGGATCTACCCGATGATATTGTGGAGAAGATCCACCAGCAAACAACCTTCAAAGCCATGAAAGACAACCCCATGGCCAACTACAGCACCATCCCGAACTCCGTCATGGACCAAACCATCTCACCCTTCATGAGGAAAG GAACCTGCGGAGACTGGAAGACTCATTTCACAGTGGCTCAAAATGAGTTATTTGATGAATATTACAAGAAGGAGATGTCTGACACTGACCTGACCTTCTGCTTCTAG
- the LOC136577125 gene encoding sulfotransferase 1 family member D1-like isoform X2: MANRPAIKVVGGMPLLGPFAENWESVQCFQAREEDLLIATYPKSGTTWVSEVVDLMLQNGDVAKSQRGAIFERVPFLEYAVPDMPSGTEILDAMDSPRVIKTHLPAHLLPSSFWEKKSKIIYVARNPKDVFVSYYHFYRMSYVHPDPGTLEEYLESFLKGTVAFGPWSDHVKCWWKIRQQKDVLYLFYEDLLEDSKREIRKVMKYIGKDLPEDVLEKIHQRTTFKTMKENHMANYSSIPTHVMDHEVSPFMRKGICGDWKNHLTVAHNELFDACYKREMSDTDLTFRFEV, from the exons ATGGCCAATCGTCCTGCGATTAAGGTAGTCGGTGGTATGCCCCTCCTGGGGCCTTTTGCAGAAAACTGGGAGAGTGTTCAGTGTTTCCAGGCCAGAGAAGAGGACTTGCTGATCGCTACATACCCGAAATCTG GTACCACTTGGGTGAGCGAGGTTGTGGACTTAATGCTCCAAAATGGAGATGTTGCAAAAAGCCAACGTGGAGCCATATTTGAGCGGGTGCCCTTTCTGGAGTATGCGGTGCCTGACATGCCGTCAG GAACAGAGATCCTTGATGCTATGGACTCTCCCCGCGTGATTAAAACTCATTTACCCGCGCACCTCCTGCCAAGCAGCTTCTGGGAGAAGAAGTCCAAG ATAATTTACGTGGCTCGGAACCCTAAGGATGTATTTGTGTCATATTATCACTTTTATCGCATGTCCTATGTGCACCCAGATCCGGGGACGCTTGAAGAATATCTAGAAAGTTTCCTAAAAGGAACAG TTGCCTTTGGGCCATGGAGTGACCATGTGAAGTGCTGGTGGAAGATCAGACAGCAGAAGGACGTCCTCTACCTGTTCTACGAGGACCTGTTAGAG GACTCAAAACGTGAGATCAGGAAGGTGATGAAGTACATAGGGAAGGATCTACCTGAGGATGTTCTGGAGAAGATCCACCAGCGTACAACCTTCAAGACCATGAAGGAAAACCACATGGCCAACTACAGCTCCATCCCAACCCATGTTATGGACCACGAGGTCTCTCCTTTCATGAGGAAAG GAATTTGCGGCGACTGGAAGAACCATCTCACTGTGGCTCACAATGAATTATTTGATGCCTGTTATAAGAGGGAGATGTCTGACACCGACCTGACCTTCCGCTTCGAGGTCTGA